A window of Planctomycetaceae bacterium contains these coding sequences:
- a CDS encoding sulfatase → MASEGRIFTDFYVTQAVCSASRAGLLTGCYNVRVGIQGALGPSSPIGINANEVTLGEICKQKNYATACYGKWHLGHHHQFLPMQNGFDDYFGLPYSNDMWPYHPGVAHLPMEERLKRWPHLPLIDGNTIVNAQVTGEDQEQLTTQYTERAVKFIEDHVDQPFLVYLPHSMVHVPLYVSDKFKGKSGRGLFGDVMMEVDWSVGQILDTLRTHHLEDKTLVIFTSDNGPWLSYGDHAGSAGPLREGKGTMFEGGCRESCVMWWPGTIPAGTKCSVPAMTIDILPTVAHLIGADLPAHPIDGRNIWPLIAGEPDAVSPHEAYYFYWGGQLQAVRSGRWKLHFPHDYRTLNGRPGGTDGKPANYVQAEIGLSLFDLESDMSETTNVADQHPEVVARLTVLADQIREQLGDKGIRGQAIRPAGRKVEVN, encoded by the coding sequence ATGGCTTCTGAAGGACGGATCTTTACCGACTTCTATGTCACTCAGGCGGTCTGTTCGGCCTCGAGAGCGGGGTTGCTGACGGGATGTTACAACGTCCGTGTTGGCATTCAGGGAGCGTTGGGGCCTTCGTCACCTATCGGGATCAACGCGAACGAGGTCACCCTTGGTGAAATCTGCAAGCAAAAAAACTATGCCACCGCATGTTATGGCAAATGGCACCTGGGACATCATCATCAGTTCCTTCCGATGCAGAATGGATTTGATGACTACTTCGGACTTCCCTACAGCAATGACATGTGGCCCTATCATCCGGGCGTCGCACATCTGCCAATGGAAGAGCGTCTGAAACGATGGCCGCATCTGCCCTTAATTGACGGTAATACAATTGTGAATGCCCAGGTGACCGGGGAAGACCAGGAGCAACTAACAACACAATACACCGAACGTGCCGTGAAGTTTATCGAAGATCACGTCGATCAGCCGTTTCTTGTCTACCTGCCACACAGCATGGTTCATGTACCGCTTTATGTTTCTGATAAGTTTAAAGGAAAAAGTGGTCGTGGGTTGTTCGGAGATGTCATGATGGAAGTCGACTGGTCTGTCGGACAGATTCTGGACACTCTGCGAACCCATCATCTGGAGGACAAGACACTGGTCATCTTCACTTCGGACAATGGACCATGGCTTTCGTACGGTGATCACGCTGGTTCTGCCGGCCCGCTGCGAGAGGGCAAGGGGACAATGTTTGAAGGCGGATGTCGCGAATCCTGTGTCATGTGGTGGCCCGGCACAATTCCCGCCGGAACAAAATGCTCCGTTCCTGCCATGACGATCGATATTCTGCCCACGGTTGCCCACCTGATCGGAGCCGACTTGCCTGCACATCCGATTGATGGCAGGAACATATGGCCCCTGATTGCTGGCGAACCGGATGCCGTGTCTCCCCACGAGGCCTACTATTTTTATTGGGGTGGCCAACTACAGGCCGTTCGCAGCGGACGATGGAAGCTGCATTTTCCTCACGACTATCGCACATTGAACGGAAGGCCCGGCGGTACCGATGGCAAGCCGGCCAACTACGTTCAGGCGGAGATTGGACTATCGCTTTTCGATCTGGAATCAGATATGTCCGAAACGACAAACGTCGCCGATCAACATCCCGAAGTCGTCGCTCGACTGACCGTTCTTGCCGATCAGATCCGAGAGCAATTAGGCGACAAGGGAATTCGAGGCCAGGCGATTCGACCAGCGGGCCGCAAGGTCGAAGTCAATTAA
- a CDS encoding ABC transporter ATP-binding protein — translation MTNRFALDAASEHPAAEKQTGPEGTVEPEHAPVIQMIGVTKRFSGKTVLDQLNFDLKPGSVTGLLGRNGSGKTTLLKCALGLQSPQAGLIRLMGENVATLSGTAKARLGYVPQEITLYSWMKIRQIIDYTRAFYPRWNNSLTEKLLTEWKLDREAKVGTLSTGQTQSLSILLALGHEPDLLVLDEPVASLDPSARRQFLATLLDVAMSGERTILFSTHITSDLERVADRVAVLRDGGIIYHDELSNLKDEVKRLRITTSGSLPDDLKLLPGLLSCESNGQSAVLSLRGFTPDLLSRFSRQWKAQIDVEDLNLEEIFLELHHE, via the coding sequence ATGACTAATCGTTTCGCGCTGGATGCAGCTTCAGAACACCCAGCCGCAGAAAAACAAACGGGGCCAGAAGGGACAGTTGAGCCCGAACATGCGCCCGTCATTCAGATGATCGGGGTCACAAAACGGTTCTCCGGCAAAACGGTCCTTGACCAGCTGAACTTTGACCTGAAACCCGGATCGGTCACGGGGCTGCTGGGACGCAATGGATCAGGCAAGACAACGCTTCTCAAATGCGCTCTGGGGCTACAAAGTCCGCAGGCTGGTCTGATCAGGTTAATGGGTGAGAACGTTGCCACATTGTCGGGCACCGCAAAAGCGCGCCTTGGATATGTGCCGCAGGAAATCACACTGTATTCCTGGATGAAAATCAGGCAGATCATCGACTACACCCGGGCGTTCTACCCGCGATGGAACAATTCGCTTACAGAAAAGCTGCTCACGGAATGGAAGCTTGACCGGGAAGCGAAGGTCGGAACGCTTTCCACCGGGCAGACTCAGTCTCTTTCCATATTGCTGGCCCTGGGGCACGAGCCGGACTTACTTGTGCTGGATGAACCTGTCGCGAGTCTTGATCCATCCGCTCGCCGACAGTTTCTGGCCACGCTGCTGGATGTGGCAATGTCGGGGGAAAGAACCATCCTGTTTTCGACCCACATTACGTCCGATCTGGAACGCGTTGCCGACCGTGTCGCGGTACTCAGAGACGGCGGCATCATCTACCACGATGAGTTAAGCAACCTGAAGGACGAGGTCAAACGGCTGCGCATTACCACCAGTGGTTCCCTGCCGGATGATCTGAAGCTGCTTCCGGGCCTGTTGAGCTGTGAATCGAATGGTCAGTCAGCAGTATTAAGTCTGCGCGGATTCACACCGGACTTGCTGTCGCGATTCAGCAGGCAATGGAAAGCTCAGATTGATGTTGAAGACCTGAATCTGGAAGAGATCTTTCTGGAGCTCCATCATGAGTAA
- a CDS encoding GntR family transcriptional regulator produces the protein MSPVLLFQIHPSSGVPIYRQLMDQVRTQIANGKLVSGQMLPSVRTIAESLQINPMTVSKAYSLLERDGVVERVRGQGMRVLAPARPQDTVRQRQQQLRPLLEQVAAQAFQLGLTADQVLTALTPLLREPGND, from the coding sequence ATGAGCCCGGTTCTGCTGTTCCAGATTCACCCCTCCTCCGGAGTGCCGATTTATCGGCAGCTGATGGATCAGGTGAGAACGCAGATCGCCAACGGAAAACTGGTTTCGGGTCAGATGCTGCCGTCGGTTCGCACGATCGCAGAATCCCTTCAGATCAATCCCATGACCGTTTCCAAAGCGTATTCACTTCTGGAACGCGACGGCGTTGTCGAACGCGTTCGCGGTCAGGGGATGCGAGTCCTCGCACCAGCCAGACCCCAGGACACCGTTCGCCAGCGGCAACAACAACTGCGCCCGTTACTCGAGCAGGTCGCCGCTCAGGCGTTCCAGCTTGGACTCACCGCCGATCAGGTTCTGACGGCCCTGACCCCGTTATTGAGGGAGCCCGGTAATGACTAA
- a CDS encoding nucleoside-diphosphate sugar epimerase/dehydratase, with translation MARLAIAVCCYAAVFAATFLGAVLLRFDFEFAAYPRSLYLETVLIVVLLKLGIVLFSRDWRRHLRYSTIHDLSWSAGICVIAGVLISAMQLARPTMPYIPRSIIAIDTVLSAATLASLRVVANMLRTFLINHQGPGIERALIYGSTTDAVSLLTAIQSGSARLKVVGIVSDSKGAAGLVGGVPTFTDGGALASVISRTHADHVLMPSNLPGKVVRDVTRSCLELGIEAHLVPAVDEIPARRFQLRMRDVTIDDLLRREPNVLDLNGIRSILRNRVILVSGAAGSIGSEVCRQLLHFQPRKIVLVDQSEFGIFQIEQEFQQQIKTLNCPAPELEYLVEDIVDEEAMRRVFMLHRPAVVFHAAAYKHVPLMEHNPQAAVRNNVFGTKILVDLAHKFSVDRFVMISTDKAVRPTNVMGATKLIAEQYLNSVASRSSTRFITVRFGNVLNSAGSVVPTFRRQIEEGGPVTVTDADMQRYFMTIPEAVQLVLQSAALGEGGDVLILDMGEPVRIVDLARDMIQLSGQRYPEDIDIVITGLRPGEKLYEELFYESEGTASRVHEKIFRAPRQQIQNTGWIEDELENLRSHLMTSREQIREVLWQVTARIVEDNSRISTDSSESRRAA, from the coding sequence ATGGCTCGACTGGCTATTGCCGTCTGCTGTTATGCTGCTGTGTTTGCGGCGACGTTCCTTGGCGCGGTGCTGTTGCGTTTTGATTTCGAATTTGCCGCGTATCCTCGCAGCCTGTATCTGGAAACCGTTCTGATTGTCGTATTGCTGAAGCTGGGGATCGTGTTGTTTTCGCGCGATTGGCGCAGGCATCTTCGATATTCGACAATTCACGACCTTTCCTGGTCAGCGGGCATCTGTGTCATCGCAGGAGTCCTGATATCTGCCATGCAGCTGGCTCGGCCGACGATGCCGTATATCCCCCGGTCGATAATTGCCATCGATACTGTGCTTTCTGCGGCAACTCTGGCGTCATTGCGAGTGGTTGCCAACATGCTTCGCACTTTCCTGATCAATCATCAGGGACCTGGAATCGAAAGAGCCCTCATCTATGGCAGTACAACCGATGCCGTCAGCCTGCTGACAGCCATCCAGTCAGGTTCTGCGCGACTGAAAGTTGTGGGAATTGTGAGCGATTCGAAAGGTGCCGCGGGTCTGGTGGGAGGAGTTCCCACGTTTACCGACGGTGGTGCACTGGCCAGTGTGATCAGCCGAACGCATGCGGACCATGTGCTGATGCCTTCGAATCTGCCCGGAAAAGTAGTCCGGGATGTCACTCGAAGTTGTCTGGAACTTGGAATCGAAGCTCACCTGGTACCGGCTGTTGATGAAATTCCCGCCCGCCGATTTCAGCTTCGGATGCGTGATGTAACCATTGACGACCTGCTGCGTCGCGAACCCAACGTTCTTGATCTGAACGGCATTCGCTCAATCCTTCGCAATCGAGTGATTCTGGTTTCAGGGGCCGCTGGAAGTATCGGTTCGGAAGTTTGCCGCCAGCTGCTTCATTTTCAGCCACGCAAGATCGTGCTGGTGGATCAGTCCGAATTCGGCATCTTTCAGATCGAGCAGGAATTTCAGCAGCAAATCAAGACGCTGAACTGTCCCGCGCCGGAGCTCGAGTACCTGGTGGAAGACATTGTCGATGAAGAAGCCATGCGGCGCGTCTTCATGCTGCATCGCCCGGCTGTTGTCTTCCATGCAGCCGCCTATAAACATGTTCCGCTGATGGAGCATAATCCGCAGGCTGCTGTCCGCAACAATGTCTTTGGCACGAAGATTCTGGTGGATCTGGCCCACAAGTTTTCTGTCGATCGATTTGTGATGATCTCCACTGACAAAGCCGTGCGCCCAACCAATGTGATGGGTGCGACCAAACTGATTGCGGAGCAGTATCTGAATAGCGTCGCTTCCAGATCGAGCACTCGCTTCATAACGGTTCGATTCGGAAACGTGTTGAATTCAGCGGGAAGCGTCGTTCCGACGTTTCGGCGTCAGATTGAGGAAGGCGGTCCGGTGACCGTTACCGATGCCGACATGCAGCGGTATTTCATGACAATCCCGGAAGCGGTTCAGCTGGTTCTGCAATCTGCGGCGCTGGGAGAAGGTGGTGATGTTCTGATTCTGGATATGGGGGAACCGGTCAGGATCGTCGATCTGGCGCGCGACATGATTCAGCTGTCCGGGCAACGGTATCCGGAAGACATTGATATCGTGATCACAGGTCTGAGACCGGGCGAGAAACTGTACGAAGAGTTGTTCTACGAAAGCGAAGGAACCGCCAGCCGAGTGCACGAGAAGATTTTTCGGGCACCACGTCAACAGATTCAGAACACAGGTTGGATTGAAGATGAACTGGAAAACCTGCGCAGCCATCTGATGACAAGTCGCGAACAAATCCGCGAAGTCTTGTGGCAGGTGACTGCTCGCATCGTCGAAGACAATTCCAGGATCTCCACAGATTCCAGCGAGTCACGCCGAGCGGCTTAA